AACGCCCGCCGCCGGCAATCGTCGTAAACCCTGGCGATGTAACTTCCCACGCCGTGCGCGTGTAATAGTCGAGACCGCGCACCAAGTCTTTTTGCACCACAAATGGCACGGACATCGCAGTGAGATAAGCCTGTACGGACTGAAAGTGCTCACTACAGTCCTCACACAACACATCAGTGATGTACGGCGCGCCGACTTCCTTGAGCACCGTGTGGCAGTGCTCATTTTTACAGTCGAAAATGCGCAGCGGGTTCTTCTCGAGACGCTCTTGACACTCTTTGCACAACTCATCCCGCCTTGGCGTCAGCAGTGCCACCATCTGCGCTTTGTGCCGTGGGCGACACACACTGCATCCGACACTGTTCAGCTCCACCTGTAGGTTCTTCAGCCCAATTCGCTGGAGCACGGTCAAGTTGAGGTGAATCACCTCTGCATCAATTGCAGGCCCCTCGGATCCCAAAACCTCGACACCATACTGATGAAATTGCCGAAACCGCCCCTTTTGTGGCTTCTCATAACGAAACATCGGTCCAATGTAGTACAGCTTGGAAATGCTCCCTTGCCCATACAACTTGTTTTCCACATAAGCTCGCACGACACCCGCCGTACCTTCCGGCCGCAGTGTGACCGAACGTCCGCCTCTATCCTCGAACGTGTACATCTCTTTTGACACAATATCAGTGGTATCGCCCACACCGCGCTCAAACAATTCGGTGTGTTCAAAGACTGGCGTACGAATCTCTTGATAGTTCGCAGTCGCCAGCGTATCGCGCACGATACGCTCCAAGACCTGCCACGCTTCCACCGTACCGGGCAACAGATCTGCCGTCCCGCGAGGGCGTTGAATCTCCATCTTAATCTCCTCCTCCATCTCTTTCTCATGGGCGGCACCCGCCATTCTCCTAGACAAAAAACGCTCTTTCGTCGATGCCGGTCGTAACCGACAGGGACGAAAGAGCGCTTCCGCGGTGCCACCCTGTTTGAACAGATTTGTGTTCCTCTCAATTGGCTTAACGCGCACCCACGCCGAAACTTTAGGGCCACAGTCATTTCCACACCCGCCCGTTGATTTCGGTTCTCTGAAGCTGTCCTTCCAAACGGAGGTTGGATGTTGCTTGCAGCCACGGCAACATCTCTCTAATCGCGTGCCAATGACGAATCATCGCACCGCCGTACAACCAGACTCGTTTGTACTCGTCTTCGTCAACGAATTTGTCACATGTAGTTTGAAGCAGATTATACGGAACTTTTCGGTACCCTGTCAACGCCAAGCGGGATTTCACCAAACCCTCGTCGCGGCGATGGAGCCAATGTTTCCATGACCTCTGCCTGCAGCACGCGCTCCCCAGTTGGGTGTCCGGTGAGCCCTAGCATACTCGATGTCCGGAGAAGTGCCGTGCGGTTGGACTCGCGCATACATACCACCCTGTCCTGTCGTATTTAGGCGTTAACGTACCCAGGTGACACCAGGGGTATGCGGCTTGTTGGGGCAATCTCAAATATGCAATTTCAGTCCAACATGTGTAGCCTGAAATCCCAGCCGTTCGTAAAATCTCAGCGCATCTACCCGCTGTCTGTCCGTCGTCAATTGAACCATGTGACACCCACGTTCTTTCGATCGTCGAATAACCCATCGAATCAACTGACTGCCAATACCTCGACCGCGAGCATCTGCACAATTGCGTCCAAATCTTTCACTGTCGCTTGACGGAACGTCACATCGCGAAAGTTCACAATCCCCACTCCTATGCATCGATAAATATCAAAAAATATCAAATATCGCATAAACAATTCTGATAAAAATGAATTAAAATGGAAAGAGGTCATCCGACAACTCAATACCCGAATCGCTATTCGTCATACCAGTCATCAATCTACAACTGGTGTTTGTACAACGCTATCGGCAAATAGCCGAATTGCATGAGAAACGACGATATTCTCCGAAACGTCGCGAAAGGATTTATAACGAATGAAAATCTACGAGAACCAGTATCACTACGGATGGGAAGGA
Above is a genomic segment from Alicyclobacillus acidoterrestris containing:
- a CDS encoding GNAT family N-acetyltransferase; its protein translation is MIRWVIRRSKERGCHMVQLTTDRQRVDALRFYERLGFQATHVGLKLHI
- the hisS gene encoding histidine--tRNA ligase, giving the protein MEIQRPRGTADLLPGTVEAWQVLERIVRDTLATANYQEIRTPVFEHTELFERGVGDTTDIVSKEMYTFEDRGGRSVTLRPEGTAGVVRAYVENKLYGQGSISKLYYIGPMFRYEKPQKGRFRQFHQYGVEVLGSEGPAIDAEVIHLNLTVLQRIGLKNLQVELNSVGCSVCRPRHKAQMVALLTPRRDELCKECQERLEKNPLRIFDCKNEHCHTVLKEVGAPYITDVLCEDCSEHFQSVQAYLTAMSVPFVVQKDLVRGLDYYTRTAWEVTSPGFTTIAGGGRYNGLVEQVGGPATAGIGFGGGIERALWVLAEQGGSLTDAHTIDAFVAVADTSAERTAMAVLATLRGRGISADRDYQGRGMKSQFKLADRMNAKFVVILGEAELASGKATVKDLATGQQEEVPFAELASLIEERVKGAAVGGHEA